The proteins below are encoded in one region of Hordeum vulgare subsp. vulgare chromosome 3H, MorexV3_pseudomolecules_assembly, whole genome shotgun sequence:
- the LOC123441402 gene encoding probable chromatin-remodeling complex ATPase chain, with product MRDYQLAGLNWLIRLYENGINGILADEMGLGKTLQTISLMGYLHEYRGITGPHMVVAPKSTLGNWMNEIARFCPILRAVKFLGNPEERNHIRENLLQPGKFDVCVTSFEMAIKVHFFL from the exons ATGCGAGATTACCAACTAGCTGGGCTTAATTGGCTCATACGGCTGTATGAAAATGGCATTAATGGAATATTGGCTGATGAGATG GGTCTTGGGAAAACTCTTCAAACTATTTCACTGATGGGTTATCTGCATGAATACAGAGGAATAACTGGTCCTCACATGGTTGTTGCACCAAAGTCTACTCTTGGTAACTGGATGAATGAAATTGCTCGTTTTTGTCCCATTTTGCGTGCTGTGAAATTCTTGGGAAATCCAGAAGAGAGG AATCATATAAGGGAGAACTTGCTACAGCCAGGAAAATTTGATGTGTGTGTGACCAGTTTTGAAATGGCAATCAAAGTGCATTTTTTTCTTTGA